The genomic window GGTAGTGGCAGTGTTATGCTTGTTAACGATTTGACTCTCTGTGGTGCGCACGGACCTGAATGCAGAGGAATTGATAATTTCGTTTTGAAGAACTTCCGTGTAGTATATGTGTCACACCACCACTACATTATTGTCTGCCCTGTCTGCCGGTATAAACACAAACCGCTCTGCGAGTACCTTTAGCttattttttattctagaaatgggAATATCATGGTTCcttttattaatttcagaattgttttctaaGCACGGTTGTGTTATTGTCCGAAAAGTGAAAAAatcaaccatttaaaaaaaaaaaaaatctcaaaacacggaaatgtaaattcttaaatttttaaaaatcgaaatctggtttctttttttttttagcatttgtGGTTATTGCCCAACACGGTTAAGACAGACGAACAGCCAGAATTACGAATGGAATGAATGACGGTGGACGGACGAACAACGGTTTACTGCATTACGGTTAATTACCCCTCgaaactgttttacattttttagccATTTcctatataacattttattttggtATCACTAAAGTTGAACAAAGGTATGcagaaaataaaatactattttacAGTTATATTGCGTTGAACACTTGTTCGGGAAGCATAACTATGAGTCATTATTGGAAACTTGGATGTTAATGATGACTTATTCACGTAATGTGTTTGATTATTTTCGGAGAACGAAGTGATATTAGTTTTTGCATTCATTTATCAACTTCATATAAGTCTGTACACTTTTATTCCATGTCCCCTGCCCTTCATATCTGGACAAACTTGTAAGTtaagttttttgttattaattaaaacatgtttacactattgtttcagataagggtgaaggtttggtaccattaaaacttttaaacccGCTGGaattatttgcacctgtcctaagtcaggaatctaatgttcagtagttgtcgtgtgttgatgtggttcatgattgtttctcgtttctcgttttttatatatagattagaccgttggtttttaccatttgaatagtttttcacttgtatttttttgggaccctttatagcttgttattcggCGTcactgtgagccaaggcttcgtgttgaagaccgtaccttgacctataatcatgattatggtttacttttataaattttgacttggttggagagttatctcattagcaagcataccacatcttcttatatctatcaacaTTACTGCACAATTAATTCTTTGTTGACGCACTATTTTTGTGTTCCTAAATTTGTGGTACATTATTGATATTGATTCGCTTATGGTGCCCGTCGTGTTGTCCTTGTGAAGTACAAAATTATTccagtatttattttcatttttaatatcaaaacctttatcaaataatacaacagaatgaatatcaataaaaagataaatatgtaCAAATTCGACTAGTAATTAATAATGaatgaaatataaacaaatacgAATTATCATCTGGGAAATAAACGAAAAAGACTAGCAATAATAAtcaattattatacaaatataaaaaaaaatattcaatcgACAACCTTAAACAATGTTTACCCATCCCAATTCCGTATCATTTACTAGTTCTACTAGAAGAGGGTCTACATGAGGgcttcatttctgtattttttaattatttaagccatttttcactattttttatcagttttgcccattattctcaaTTCTTATCTTTAAATATCCCATTTTTCCTTAAtgttttttacattgttttttttgtgcttttttctcaaatttgtatttgttgGTCAATTATTCAGTATTTGTTGGTCCACTTTTATCATCCAGAACCCCATATCAAAGTGATAAGTACAAGTTATTGATACATTGTTTGACGTACGCGAAGTATTTCCCAGTGCTGATTGGAGTGAAATATGTAATAACAATGATGGACAGAAACgttttcttttgatatattaAATCGTAGAacaataattaacaaaataatttgatattaataTGTACAATAAAAATAAGTTGTTCCTTCCAATATCGTTCTATTACTTTAAATAATATCAACTTCATACCAATTACATTCCTAACACGCGAAAACTCCATTGGCAAAACAATTGTTCGTGTTCTATATAGTTTTCCTTACAAAGATTAATCTACAAGAACGTATAACTCTTTCGGGAATCaatttcttttccttttctttCGAGAATTTCGTCGTTTAACGCGGTTTGCACCTACTTGAAACGGGTAATACGATTTAGAAGATACAGAATAAACTTCGACACGACCATGATTCCAAGCATAAAGCTTCTTCTGAATTGGATTGTAGTCCAACATGTAGTTCTTAGCAAATTTATCATCAATGGTGTttggaaatattattttattgtctTTAAGAACCTTGCTACCGCCGTTATTTGtattaaatgaatatttgataaaagtcGGGATGTTTTCGTACGAATCTGTTGCATACATAACTCCACAAATCATGAATGCATTTCCAACTTTTGTTTTCGGTATATTCGTAACCCACGTCTCCAAAATCTCAAGTGTGTCGTCATTTAGTTTTACAATAACTATATTTCCGTTGGAATATGTCGTAGCGTAAATTACCCATAATCCTTTTTCGTCTACAGCAAAATCTATGTCTGAAAATTTCCCACTCTGGTATGGGTATTTGTTATGGACACCTGCGTTGTCCAGAGCTACTTCTTTCTCCCATTTTTTCTGAAGTAAGTTATACTTCACAATTTTGTTACTCATTCCCTTATGACAATACAAAGAGTTTTTATAAACAACATGTCCTGTTCCTTCACAAAAGAACGGGAGTTTATGCGTTCCTTTTTCGACGTCATATTTAAGTAATTCCAAAGATTTGTACTGGAAGATTTCGTTGATGTCACTGTAACCATAGGTTACCCATATTTGACCACCTGGTATCGGGTCTACTGCAAAGCTGCCTTGTGCTATTCCGACAGGAATTTCGATGTTGTCGCTTCTGATTGATACCAGTTCTTGTGGACAGAAATCTACGAAAATAAATTTGATACATTACGCCATGATACATGTAAGAAACAAAAACGAACTAAATGACTCATCAACAATTCCAAGTTACAAACTTTGAACGGCGGATGCGCGTTACTACTATTTTCTTCTTAATATgcaaaaacagacaaacaatctGCTTTCTTCGAATTTCGAAAggtaatgtatataaaaaaaattggtaataTACTTCACAAGGCGAAAAGATGACGCGCTCCCTGTAGGTAAACATATTTTGCGCATCTGTCTAAATTGGTTCGTGAACAACCATGTGCCACTATTTGTTTCTAggtttttgcatatttttctcaacatgttatagaaaaaaaaggtaaaaaaacaattttgacttACGTTTGCAAAATGCTCAAATGGTGTTTCCAACTTTTACGTTGAAAGTAAAAACTAATAAACCGCTGCGCCATGAGCGTCAcctttcaaagaataaagttcaataacttctcaacGTCATATCAGATATTCAGGGGAAAATGTTGGGAGGTTATCTTAATAAATCAGTAACCATAGTGTCTTGATAGTTGCTTTAATCGGTGttccaaaaactggaaaatctcCTCTTTTCGATAAATAAAATCGCATATTAACTCcgaaatgtaaaatctaaaattaaacaaaattcaaGGGGAGCTTAGTACGTTAGcacaattcgccgtttcagaatctaatgcaccctgggtaatattttcaaaagtgtacaccaaactgtcgtgattggtttaaaatgtcataaacaatggaaattcgaccaatgacgtgacgttattttcattttggggtacgaacaatgaaattaccaatgattctttagattctgaaacggctaatTCACTAAAGCTTCATGAAAACTGTGCACAGAAAGCATTTTTATAATATTGTCGAAAAACTGACTAATCCCACGTTTTTCAATTAATAACACCAAATAACTCGGAAatacaaaatctaaaatttattaaaatcaaaagggagctcatgtcaattcaccaaagtttaagGCCAATTGGGTCAAGCGTGTTTGGGTTATTTTTCGACGTGTTGGCGACGgatagacagacggacggacggatggacggaagACAACAATATCCCACAATACGTCCTGTAAACAGGCGTATTTAAAGCAAATAAATATCGAGCTTTTTACCAAATCTACTACAGAAATTGAGGTCAGGGAAACTAACTTACATGGAGTATTAACAGCTTAAATATAACGTATAATTACCACCATGACCTAAGAACAGACATTGgtcattttgtttgtatttgcGGTGGGAAAAAAAATCTGGACGAGGGTCACTGTAAAgtatttcaactttttgagatTTCACATTCAATaagaaaaataatcaaaagatttttattgtagcatttctcTGTTTTCAGTTCTCATGAGTAAATGGATAGCTCTCTTGTTAAACATATGTCTGTAATGTTCGATAGCgcaaatttaaggtggtacccaacaatTTCActaattaatttggctcgtttaattttcataaaaaatgacaaagtatttactttgacccgttaacaaaaatattaaaacataaaaaaatttgaaccaaccgttttgtcagaaaaattacactggttatatagcaatttgacaaacaccaattttgataattttttttagaatcttaatattccttttacaacgcAACGTAactaaaacgtttagctgactttacagagttatctccctgtagtgttaggtaccaccttaaagtatGTAAAACGGGGGACTGAAGAATTAGTGAGAATACCTAACCGAGACAGCAACACATCGACacaaacaatgaaaatatatCTATAGGTCAATGTTCATGCATGTGAAACAAGAGCATTTCCCATAATGCACCATGAATCCCAACAAGGCTAACACATGTTTGTCATTctagtttaattattatttattttaaagtgtaGCTCATTTGAAACAGTTGATTAAATCAAGGTTCATACATTTTCATTCTGGATTGTTTACTTTACATTGAAATTTTGAATGAGCAGCCAGTTTTATGGGGAAATTGATCGTTTTCAGTTTTATTTCAGTGAATGGTTGCTGAAATAAATGTTTCACTCAATATCAAAGTTTAAACTTCATTTACACTGCGTTTAAAAATATCTTTGGTTTATTTTATCACTTAGCTCCTATGAACACCTGGTCAAACTAGCATTTTAATGACTCTTTTTGAGTGAATAAATATCAAACAACTATTGTTCATCTGCACATTACATATGGACAATAATGTATAACATGTTGCCAGGCAATTAGCGAAAAACATAATAACTTTACAACGGTTTAATTTCCAAGTAGGCAATGAACTTTCAATGGTATTTCAAACGCGGTATAATAATGAGGTTGTAACTTACCAGTTTTGCGTTCAATTTTAGTGACATTTGCCTTTGCCAAGCTTGCCAATATAAGTAAAACATCCTCTTGAACTTTGTCATTCATAGCTAACTGACTACGGACTGATTTTTGCGCTGCTGTAGCAACGGATGACATCATCTCGACCATTTCTTTCATTTCGGCATTAAGCGCCAACATGGCGTGTTGGAGGTACGTGTACTGATTCTGTAAAGCTATATTaccgtaaaatttaggatgtgaaataccatttttaataagttttctacaggtacagccaaatttactaatcaaatctttgtatctatgaaagaatttagtaaaagttttaagtaatttatggtatcgaaatccctgacacaataatttcccagtgatgcattgattacgttcgttaaaatctatgacattaTAACACACGTGTATGGGCATaccgaacgagttgggatataaaaacaccgtatgatggagccaaaggcacatcgccgtctaaacaaggaaaattaacaataggaaatgaaaaattgtctcttttgtcgtaaattttagtgtgtaGTGTccccgtttgaaattgaaatgtctaaatctagaaaaggacaactgctgctgtttatgtaaaagtaagttcttttgggtaaatttcggaagtatatttagagaactctggattattcaacgaaaaaatatcatccagataacggtaggtatttttgaatgtatcaacctAATATAACAATGAttggtctttactgagtttggtcataaactgagattcatagcacatttccagtaagtgtatctagtatactttcctttttcgttacagaaaaaggctttaaacgagtaacagcaaataaaattacaatgagatttttcgaaagaccattttatcaaatacaaaaactttttctttataagattgtgtggaatTGTAGTttacagagtagaaaaatcataactgtcaacagaattataaggactatcaaaagcatgtattttatctaaaacctttaaagattttttaacactccaaaaataattaataccattattttcataagctttattacaaaacttaataaccagttctttgatagtagtaaggGAGGTAGTTTGAAGCACTGATAGATAagtagtagaacacttactcgaagcggagatgaaacggaatttaaatgtttttttatgtaatttcggtaaccagtacatggtagggactttcaaatgtttGGAAGATGCTTTAAGCTGGGTAGTGGCAGTGTTATGCTTGTAAACGATTTCACTCTCTGTGGTGCGCACGGACCTGAATGCAGAGGAATTGATAATTTCGTTTTGAAGAACTTCTGTGTAGTATATGTGTCACACCACCACTACATTATCGGCTGCCTTGTCTGCCGGTACGAACACAAACCGCTCTGGGAGTACCttgagtttattttttattatagaaaTGGGAATA from Mytilus galloprovincialis chromosome 5, xbMytGall1.hap1.1, whole genome shotgun sequence includes these protein-coding regions:
- the LOC143076772 gene encoding noelin-like, translating into MLALNAEMKEMVEMMSSVATAAQKSVRSQLAMNDKVQEDVLLILASLAKANVTKIERKTDFCPQELVSIRSDNIEIPVGIAQGSFAVDPIPGGQIWVTYGYSDINEIFQYKSLELLKYDVEKGTHKLPFFCEGTGHVVYKNSLYCHKGMSNKIVKYNLLQKKWEKEVALDNAGVHNKYPYQSGKFSDIDFAVDEKGLWVIYATTYSNGNIVIVKLNDDTLEILETWVTNIPKTKVGNAFMICGVMYATDSYENIPTFIKYSFNTNNGGSKVLKDNKIIFPNTIDDKFAKNYMLDYNPIQKKLYAWNHGRVEVYSVSSKSYYPFQVGANRVKRRNSRKKRKRN